A DNA window from Actinomadura luzonensis contains the following coding sequences:
- a CDS encoding MarR family winged helix-turn-helix transcriptional regulator, with protein MSAPRWLSSAEQRAWRTHLALHKLLMHRLDRELQEHSLSLNDYEILVNLSESQGRRMRMSDLADATIQSRSRLSHQISRMEAKGLVKREDCRDDRRGTFAVLTDEGWETIQRVAPYHVASVREHFVDRLTDEQLEAIEAAYAPLVEHLKKLR; from the coding sequence ATGAGCGCGCCTCGCTGGCTATCCTCCGCCGAACAGCGTGCCTGGCGCACGCATCTGGCGCTGCACAAGCTGCTCATGCACCGGCTCGACCGCGAGCTGCAGGAGCACTCCCTGTCGCTGAACGACTACGAGATCCTGGTCAACCTGTCGGAGAGCCAGGGCCGCCGCATGCGCATGAGCGACCTCGCCGACGCCACGATCCAGTCGCGCAGCCGCCTGTCCCACCAGATCTCCCGCATGGAGGCCAAGGGCCTGGTCAAGCGGGAGGACTGCCGCGACGACCGCCGGGGCACGTTCGCGGTGCTGACCGACGAGGGCTGGGAGACCATCCAGCGGGTGGCGCCGTACCACGTGGCGAGCGTGCGCGAGCACTTCGTGGACCGGCTCACCGACGAGCAGCTTGAAGCGATCGAGGCGGCGTACGCGCCGCTCGTGGAGCACCTGAAGAAGCTGCGCTGA
- a CDS encoding cation diffusion facilitator family transporter → MSERSPERNEDKSQHIGPQNERQQNGQQNGDSLSTVLVAGAANLAIALAKLVAGLLSGSAAMLSEAAHSAADTVTELLLLVAVRRSGRPADRRHPFGHGKAGFVWAMMAAVATLVGGAGFSITHGVHEISHGEELGGLVPSYVVLAVSFVIEAASFAKAYSQLRAEAARYRVNPLRLVRITSDTALKAVVFEDAAALVGLLIAAGGLLGSQLTGSSLWDGLASVAIGLLLLLVALTLIQSNLSLLIGRAAPPSLETGIRAVLLAQPEVEDVVELLTMMIGPGEVLVAAKIDFRDEASAAGVEIACDEVDRRLRAQFPAVSLVFLDPTPTRRTSAQ, encoded by the coding sequence ATGTCGGAGAGGTCGCCGGAACGGAACGAGGACAAGTCACAACACATCGGACCCCAGAACGAGCGGCAGCAGAACGGGCAGCAGAACGGCGACAGCCTGAGCACCGTGCTCGTGGCGGGCGCCGCGAACCTCGCCATCGCGCTCGCCAAGCTCGTCGCCGGCCTGCTCAGCGGCTCGGCGGCCATGCTGTCGGAGGCGGCGCACTCGGCCGCCGACACCGTCACCGAGCTGCTGCTGCTGGTCGCGGTGCGGCGCTCCGGGCGGCCCGCGGACCGGCGGCACCCGTTCGGGCACGGCAAGGCCGGGTTCGTGTGGGCGATGATGGCGGCCGTCGCGACGCTCGTCGGCGGCGCGGGCTTCTCCATCACCCACGGCGTGCACGAGATCAGCCACGGCGAGGAGCTGGGCGGCCTCGTCCCGTCCTACGTCGTGCTGGCCGTGTCCTTCGTCATCGAGGCGGCCTCGTTCGCCAAGGCCTACTCGCAGCTCCGCGCCGAGGCCGCCCGCTACCGGGTCAACCCGCTGCGGCTGGTGCGGATCACCTCCGACACCGCGCTCAAGGCCGTCGTGTTCGAGGACGCCGCCGCGCTGGTCGGCCTGCTGATCGCGGCCGGCGGGCTGCTCGGCTCCCAGCTCACCGGCTCCTCCCTGTGGGACGGCCTGGCCTCCGTCGCGATCGGCCTGCTCCTGCTGCTCGTCGCGCTCACCCTCATCCAGTCGAACCTGTCGCTGCTCATCGGCCGGGCCGCGCCGCCCAGCCTGGAGACCGGCATCCGGGCGGTGCTGCTGGCCCAGCCCGAGGTGGAGGACGTCGTCGAGCTGCTGACCATGATGATCGGGCCCGGCGAGGTGCTGGTCGCCGCCAAGATCGACTTCCGGGACGAGGCCAGCGCGGCAGGCGTCGAGATCGCCTGCGACGAGGTGGACCGGCGGCTGCGCGCCCAGTTCCCCGCGGTCAGCCTGGTCTTCCTCGACCCGACCCCGACCCGCCGCACCTCAGCCCAGTAG
- a CDS encoding 4'-phosphopantetheinyl transferase family protein, protein MGGHPDEVRAPEHWLTEVERERAARFRFEADRATFVAAHLLVRLCAAAALGDGTDPAGLTLLQVCEVHGPGHGRPYLEQAPELGVSLSHTRGYVCAAAGPGRVGADAEHVPPGPLDEALADRVLTPRERALVTGNDELMRHWTRKEALIKRGELSLDRLGSGGDDLSGRHLLEWTAAPDIRVAVVTDSPARRVPIPLLG, encoded by the coding sequence ATGGGCGGCCACCCGGACGAGGTGCGCGCGCCCGAACACTGGCTCACGGAGGTGGAGCGCGAGCGCGCCGCGCGGTTCCGGTTCGAGGCGGACCGGGCCACGTTCGTCGCCGCGCACCTGCTGGTCCGGCTCTGCGCCGCCGCCGCGCTCGGCGACGGCACGGACCCGGCCGGTCTCACGCTGCTGCAGGTCTGCGAGGTGCACGGCCCGGGCCACGGCAGGCCGTACCTGGAGCAGGCGCCCGAGCTGGGGGTGAGTCTCAGCCACACCCGCGGGTACGTCTGCGCCGCGGCCGGCCCCGGCCGGGTCGGCGCGGACGCCGAGCACGTGCCGCCGGGCCCGCTGGACGAGGCGCTGGCCGACCGGGTGCTCACGCCGCGCGAGCGGGCCCTGGTCACCGGCAACGACGAGCTGATGCGGCACTGGACGCGCAAGGAGGCGCTGATCAAGCGGGGCGAGCTGTCGCTGGACCGGCTCGGCTCCGGCGGCGACGACCTGTCCGGCCGCCACCTGCTGGAGTGGACCGCCGCGCCCGACATCAGGGTGGCGGTCGTCACCGACTCCCCCGCCCGCCGGGTGCCGATCCCGCTACTGGGCTGA
- a CDS encoding MCE family protein codes for MRNRIYLNLGFFVLLGIVMTVWAFSTIIRLDAVERPYRVSAEFVSSPGLVRGFDVAYLGVRVGKIGDVRLAPGRIVVGLDLDRGVRLPKGVTAEVRRKSAVGEPYVELSPPVSGVRGPSLAAGDTIPLTRTTVPLDYKRLFEGVGKLLNAVPPRDARTITHELAVALDGRAPTIRNLIDDAHSLTGTLADNADLLDDLSVQLTRLTHTLAGRKDALASGIGDLATVTAALRASRTDLNAFLDQGPGVFAQLDAAIKRSRPGFSCLLTALGLPHRPAFSAATERNTHHLLSIVPTALSLAGDISERQGDTVYGKATFIFSVPGGPTPAEEYAGPIGPPGVPQLRACPKQAVAPDVRHTGDRHPASPGPSDPSDPSDSGSGTTSASPSPSAGDGEPGPGTSPTGVAAPASRTPTNIVPLIVAIFLAVVASGGIVGWTAAGRAARRREESE; via the coding sequence ATGAGGAACCGCATCTATCTCAACCTGGGCTTCTTCGTGCTGCTGGGCATCGTCATGACGGTCTGGGCGTTCAGCACCATCATCCGGCTGGACGCCGTCGAGCGGCCGTACCGGGTGTCGGCCGAGTTCGTCTCCTCCCCCGGGCTGGTGCGCGGGTTCGACGTGGCGTACCTGGGGGTGCGGGTCGGGAAGATCGGCGACGTGCGGCTCGCGCCCGGCCGCATCGTGGTCGGCCTGGACCTCGACCGGGGGGTACGGCTGCCGAAGGGCGTGACGGCCGAGGTGCGGCGCAAGTCGGCGGTCGGCGAGCCGTACGTGGAGCTGTCGCCGCCCGTGAGCGGCGTGCGGGGGCCGTCCCTGGCCGCCGGCGACACGATCCCGCTGACGCGGACGACGGTGCCGCTCGACTACAAGCGGCTGTTCGAAGGCGTCGGCAAGCTCCTCAACGCGGTGCCGCCCCGGGACGCCAGGACCATCACCCACGAGCTGGCGGTCGCGCTCGACGGGCGGGCGCCCACGATCCGCAACCTCATCGACGACGCCCACTCCCTCACCGGCACCCTCGCCGACAACGCCGACCTGCTGGACGACCTGTCGGTGCAGCTCACGCGGCTCACGCACACGCTGGCCGGGCGCAAGGACGCGCTCGCCTCGGGGATCGGCGACCTCGCCACGGTGACGGCGGCGCTGCGGGCCTCGCGTACCGACCTGAACGCCTTCCTGGACCAGGGGCCCGGCGTGTTCGCGCAGCTCGACGCGGCCATCAAGCGGTCACGGCCGGGCTTCTCGTGCCTGCTGACCGCGCTGGGGCTGCCGCACCGGCCGGCGTTCTCGGCCGCGACCGAGCGGAACACCCACCACCTGCTCAGCATCGTGCCGACGGCGCTCAGCCTCGCCGGCGACATCAGCGAGCGGCAGGGCGACACCGTGTACGGGAAGGCGACGTTCATCTTCAGCGTGCCGGGCGGGCCCACGCCGGCGGAGGAGTACGCGGGGCCCATCGGGCCGCCGGGCGTGCCGCAGCTCCGGGCCTGCCCCAAGCAGGCGGTCGCCCCGGACGTCCGCCACACCGGCGACCGGCACCCCGCCTCCCCCGGCCCCTCGGACCCTTCGGACCCCTCGGATTCCGGGTCCGGCACCACCTCCGCGTCGCCCTCGCCCTCCGCGGGCGACGGCGAACCCGGACCCGGGACGTCCCCCACCGGGGTGGCCGCCCCGGCGTCCCGCACCCCAACGAACATCGTCCCGCTGATTGTCGCGATATTCCTCGCCGTAGTGGCAAGTGGTGGCATCGTGGGCTGGACCGCGGCGGGCCGGGCGGCCCGCCGCCGTGAGGAGTCGGAATGA